From the genome of Alosa alosa isolate M-15738 ecotype Scorff River chromosome 20, AALO_Geno_1.1, whole genome shotgun sequence, one region includes:
- the yrk gene encoding tyrosine-protein kinase Fgr isoform X1 encodes MGCAYCKQRKEKVVDPSPCDPSSGGVGPKPHYSPDPTQNKGAELIPNFNNFPMGSTQPISPGTGFPSSMCPQRGTAITGGGVTLFIALYDYEARTEDDLSFLKGEKFHIINNTEGDWWEARSLDTGNSGYIPSNYVAPVDSIQAEEWYFGKMGRKDAERQLLSANNPRGTFLIRESETTKGAYSLSIRDWDDGKGDHVKHYKIRKLDNGGYYITTRTQFDTVQQLVEHYTERAAGLCCRLMGSCRRGMPKLADLSVKTKDVWEIPRESLQLMKKLGNGQFGEVWMGMWNGTTKVAVKTLKPGTMSPEAFLDEAQIMKRLRHDKLVQLYAVVSEEPIYIITEFMSQGSLLDFLKDGEGRNLKLPQLVDMAAQIAAGMAYIERMNYIHRDLRAANILVGDNLVCKIADFGLARLIEDNEYTARQGAKFPIKWTAPEAALFGKFTIKSDVWSFGILLTELITKGRVPYPGMNNREVLEQVDRGYRMPSPPGCPASLHELMLQCWKKDADERHTFEYLQGFLEDYFTATEPQYQPGEDL; translated from the exons ATGGGCTGTGCATACTGTAAGCAGCGGAAGGAAAAAGTAGTGGACCCATCACCATGCGACCCAAGCAGTGGAGGGGTGGGCCCCAAGCCCCATTACTCCCCCGATCCAACCCAGAACAAAGGGGCAGAGCTCATCCCCAACTTCAACAACTTCCCCATGGGCTCTACACAGCCCATCAGCCCTGGAACAGGTTTCCCCAGCAGCATGTGCCCGCAGCGCGGCACTGCcatcacag gtgggggTGTGACTCTCTTCATAGCACTCTATGACTATGAAGCCCGAACCGAGGACGATCTCTCATTTCTCAAAGGAGAGAAATTCCATATTATTAACAACAC CGAAGGTGACTGGTGGGAGGCCCGTTCTTTGGACACAGGGAATTCTGGGTACATTCCAAGCAACTATGTCGCTCCAGTGGACTCTATACAAGCAGAAGA ATGGTATTTTGGCAAGATGGGTCGTAAGGATGCAGAGCGCCAGTTGCTTAGTGCCAATAACCCAAGAGGAACTTTTCTCATACGTGAAAGTGAGACCACAAAAG gagcaTACTCACTGTCCATCCGTGACTGGGACGATGGAAAGGGAGATCATGTCAAGCACTATAAGATTAGAAAACTGGACAATGGTGGATATTACATCACAACACGTACACAGTTTGACACAGTTCAGCAGCTTGTAGAGCATTATACAG AACGAGCTGCAGGGCTGTGCTGTCGTCTGATGGGCAGCTGTAGGCGGGGCATGCCTAAGCTGGCTGACCTTTCAGTGAAGACTAAAGATGTATGGGAGATCCCACGCGAGTCACTCCAGCTTATGAAGAAGCTGGGGAATGGACAATTTGGAGAAGTGTGGATGG GTATGTGGAATGGCACGACGAAAGTGGCTGTAAAGACACTGAAGCCGGGCACCATGTCCCCTGAGGCCTTCCTGGACGAGGCTCAGATCATGAAGAGGCTCCGCCATGATAAGCTGGTGCAGCTCTATGCTGTGGTCTCTGAGGAGCCCATCTACATCATCACTGAATTTATGAGTCAAG GGAGTTTGCTTGATTTCCTGAAAGATGGAGAGGGCCGAAATCTGAAACTTCCTCAGCTGGTAGACATGGCAGCACAG ATTGCAGCAGGCATGGCGTATATTGAGAGGATGAACTATATCCATAGAGACTTGCGTGCGGCCAACATCCTGGTTGGAGACAACCTAGTGTGTAAAATTGCAGATTTTGGACTGGCACGACTCATTGAGGACAATGAGTACACAGCCAGACAGG GAGCAAAATTCCCCATCAAGTGGACAGCACCAGAGGCGGCTCTCTTTGGGAAATTTACCATCAAATCCGATGTCTGGTCTTTTGGCATCTTGCTCACTGAGCTCATCACCAAGGGCCGTGTTCCATACCcag gcatgaaTAATAGGGAGGTGCTGGAGCAGGTGGACCGTGGTTACAGGATGCCCTCCCCCCCTGGCTGCCCCGCCTCCCTGCATGAGCTGATGCTGCAGTGCTGGAAGAAGGACGCGGACGAGAGGCACACCTTCGAATACCTTCAGGGATTCCTAGAAGACTACTTCACTGCCACTGAGCCCCAGTACCAACCTGGGGAAGACCTGTGA
- the yrk gene encoding tyrosine-protein kinase Fgr isoform X2 produces the protein MGCAYCKQRKEKVVDPSPCDPSSGGVGPKPHYSPDPTQNKGAELIPNFNNFPMGSTQPISPGTGFPSSMCPQRGTAITGGGVTLFIALYDYEARTEDDLSFLKGEKFHIINNTEGDWWEARSLDTGNSGYIPSNYVAPVDSIQAEEWYFGKMGRKDAERQLLSANNPRGTFLIRESETTKGAYSLSIRDWDDGKGDHVKHYKIRKLDNGGYYITTRTQFDTVQQLVEHYTGSNDGLCYYLTIPCPNSTPQTMGLGRDAWEIPRDTLKLNRKLGAGCFGDVWMGMWNGTTKVAVKTLKPGTMSPEAFLDEAQIMKRLRHDKLVQLYAVVSEEPIYIITEFMSQGSLLDFLKDGEGRNLKLPQLVDMAAQIAAGMAYIERMNYIHRDLRAANILVGDNLVCKIADFGLARLIEDNEYTARQGAKFPIKWTAPEAALFGKFTIKSDVWSFGILLTELITKGRVPYPGMNNREVLEQVDRGYRMPSPPGCPASLHELMLQCWKKDADERHTFEYLQGFLEDYFTATEPQYQPGEDL, from the exons ATGGGCTGTGCATACTGTAAGCAGCGGAAGGAAAAAGTAGTGGACCCATCACCATGCGACCCAAGCAGTGGAGGGGTGGGCCCCAAGCCCCATTACTCCCCCGATCCAACCCAGAACAAAGGGGCAGAGCTCATCCCCAACTTCAACAACTTCCCCATGGGCTCTACACAGCCCATCAGCCCTGGAACAGGTTTCCCCAGCAGCATGTGCCCGCAGCGCGGCACTGCcatcacag gtgggggTGTGACTCTCTTCATAGCACTCTATGACTATGAAGCCCGAACCGAGGACGATCTCTCATTTCTCAAAGGAGAGAAATTCCATATTATTAACAACAC CGAAGGTGACTGGTGGGAGGCCCGTTCTTTGGACACAGGGAATTCTGGGTACATTCCAAGCAACTATGTCGCTCCAGTGGACTCTATACAAGCAGAAGA ATGGTATTTTGGCAAGATGGGTCGTAAGGATGCAGAGCGCCAGTTGCTTAGTGCCAATAACCCAAGAGGAACTTTTCTCATACGTGAAAGTGAGACCACAAAAG gagcaTACTCACTGTCCATCCGTGACTGGGACGATGGAAAGGGAGATCATGTCAAGCACTATAAGATTAGAAAACTGGACAATGGTGGATATTACATCACAACACGTACACAGTTTGACACAGTTCAGCAGCTTGTAGAGCATTATACAG GTAGTAATGATGGTCTGTGTTATTACCTCACCATTCCCTGTCCTAACTCCACACCGCAGACTATGGGTTTAGGGCGAGATGCTTGGGAGATCCCCCGGGACACGCTGAAGCTCAATCGCAAATTGGGCGCGGGATGCTTTGGTGATGTTTGGATGG GTATGTGGAATGGCACGACGAAAGTGGCTGTAAAGACACTGAAGCCGGGCACCATGTCCCCTGAGGCCTTCCTGGACGAGGCTCAGATCATGAAGAGGCTCCGCCATGATAAGCTGGTGCAGCTCTATGCTGTGGTCTCTGAGGAGCCCATCTACATCATCACTGAATTTATGAGTCAAG GGAGTTTGCTTGATTTCCTGAAAGATGGAGAGGGCCGAAATCTGAAACTTCCTCAGCTGGTAGACATGGCAGCACAG ATTGCAGCAGGCATGGCGTATATTGAGAGGATGAACTATATCCATAGAGACTTGCGTGCGGCCAACATCCTGGTTGGAGACAACCTAGTGTGTAAAATTGCAGATTTTGGACTGGCACGACTCATTGAGGACAATGAGTACACAGCCAGACAGG GAGCAAAATTCCCCATCAAGTGGACAGCACCAGAGGCGGCTCTCTTTGGGAAATTTACCATCAAATCCGATGTCTGGTCTTTTGGCATCTTGCTCACTGAGCTCATCACCAAGGGCCGTGTTCCATACCcag gcatgaaTAATAGGGAGGTGCTGGAGCAGGTGGACCGTGGTTACAGGATGCCCTCCCCCCCTGGCTGCCCCGCCTCCCTGCATGAGCTGATGCTGCAGTGCTGGAAGAAGGACGCGGACGAGAGGCACACCTTCGAATACCTTCAGGGATTCCTAGAAGACTACTTCACTGCCACTGAGCCCCAGTACCAACCTGGGGAAGACCTGTGA
- the matn1 gene encoding cartilage matrix protein isoform X3 codes for MAPGWLQVVCLLLLGMRAAQGTTMDMQNAAAMAAGLCNTRPTDLVFIVDSSRSVRPSEFEQVKVFLAKVIEGLDVRPDATRVGVVNYASRVKNEISLKATRTKAALTKAVSKIEPLSTGTMTGLAIQFALNVAFSEAEGARVKSQGVSKVAIIVTDGRPQDNVREVAARARDAGIEIFAIGVGRVDMNTLKQMASEPLEEHTDYVESYSLIEKLTKKFQEAFCACSNSATDVVFLIDGSKSVRPENFELVKKWINQIVDKLDVAEKGAHVGLVQYSSTVRQEFPLGRFNNKKDLKEAVKKMDYMERGTMTGQALNFIVENSFTVNQGARPGVAKVGIVFTDGRSQDYIGDAARKAKENGFKMYAVGVGNAVEDELREIASEPIADHYFYTADFKAMTQIAKKLQINVCPEENPCECDSIVKFQKKVEDALQALTKKTGECDKEDRCIGEQDCLRRPHSTFPPLSSCKPQEL; via the exons ATGGCTCCTGGATGGTTGCAGGTCGTGTGTCTGCTGCTCCTCGGCATGAGGGCAGCCCAGGGAACAACCATGGACATGCAGAACGCCGCCGCTATGG CGGCGGGTCTGTGCAATACTCGCCCTACTGACCTGGTGTTCATCGTGGACAGCTCCCGTAGCGTTCGTCCTTCTGAGTTTGAGCAGGTCAAGGTCTTCCTGGCTAAAGTCATTGAGGGACTGGATGTGAGGCCAGATGCCACACGCGTGGGAGTGGTCAACTACGCCAGCCGCGTGAAGAACGAGATATCTCTCAAGGCCACCCGCACTAAGGCTGCCCTGACTAAGGCCGTTAGCAAGATCGAGCCACTGTCCACTGGCACCATGACCGGACTGGCCATCCAGTTTGCCCTTAATGTGGCCTTCAGTGAGGCTGAGGGAGCACGTGTCAAGAGTCAAGGAGTTAGCAAG gtgGCCATTATTGTGACAGACGGACGGCCACAGGATAACGTACGCGAGGTGGCAGCACGAGCACGAGATGCCGGCATTGAGATCTTTGCTATTGGTGTGGGTCGTGTGGACATGAACACACTGAAGCAGATGGCCAGCGAGCCTCTGGAAGAGCACACCGACTACGTGGAGAGCTACAGCCTCATCGAGAAACTCACCAAGAAGTTCCAGGAAGCCTTCTGCg CCTGCAGTAACTCTGCAACTGACGTTGTGTTCCTGATCGATGGCTCCAAGAGTGTGCGACCAGAGAACTTTGAGCTGGTGAAGAAATGGATCAACCAGATCGTGGACAAGCTGGACGTGGCCGAAAAAGGCGCCCATGTGGGGTTGGTGCAGTACTCCAGCACCGTCCGACAGGAGTTCCCTCTGGGTCgcttcaacaacaaaaaagacctGAAAGAAGCGGTCAAGAAGATGGATTACATGGAGCGTGGAACTATGACTGGACAG GCCCTGAACTTCATCGTGGAGAACAGCTTCACTGTCAACCAGGGGGCCCGTCCGGGTGTAGCCAAAGTGGGCATCGTCTTCACTGATGGCCGCTCTCAGGATTACATAGGCGATGCTGCGCGGAAGGCTAAAGAGAACG GATTTAAGATGTATGCAGTGGGTGTGGGCAATGCGGTGGAGGATGAGCTGAGGGAGATTGCCTCAGAGCCCATTGCTGACCACTACTTCTACACGGCTGACTTCAAAGCCATGACGCAAATAGCCAAGAAGCTGCAAATCAACGTTTGCCCAG AGGAGAATCCCTGTGAATGTGACTCCATCGTTAAGTTCCAGAAAAAAGTAGAAGATGCTTTACAGGCATTAACGAAAAAA ACTGGAGAGTGTGACAAAGAGGATCGCTGCATTGGAGAACAAGATTGTCTGAGGAGACCACACTCAACATTTCCCCCTTTAAGTTCCTGTAAACCCCAGGAGCTTTAA
- the matn1 gene encoding cartilage matrix protein isoform X2 — MAPGWLQVVCLLLLGMRAAQGTTMDMQNAAAMAAGLCNTRPTDLVFIVDSSRSVRPSEFEQVKVFLAKVIEGLDVRPDATRVGVVNYASRVKNEISLKATRTKAALTKAVSKIEPLSTGTMTGLAIQFALNVAFSEAEGARVKSQGVSKVAIIVTDGRPQDNVREVAARARDAGIEIFAIGVGRVDMNTLKQMASEPLEEHTDYVESYSLIEKLTKKFQEAFCVSDLCATGDHDCEQVCISTPGSFKCACHDGHTLKEDGRTCSACSNSATDVVFLIDGSKSVRPENFELVKKWINQIVDKLDVAEKGAHVGLVQYSSTVRQEFPLGRFNNKKDLKEAVKKMDYMERGTMTGQALNFIVENSFTVNQGARPGVAKVGIVFTDGRSQDYIGDAARKAKENGFKMYAVGVGNAVEDELREIASEPIADHYFYTADFKAMTQIAKKLQINVCPEENPCECDSIVKFQKKVEDALQALTKKLESVTKRIAALENKIV; from the exons ATGGCTCCTGGATGGTTGCAGGTCGTGTGTCTGCTGCTCCTCGGCATGAGGGCAGCCCAGGGAACAACCATGGACATGCAGAACGCCGCCGCTATGG CGGCGGGTCTGTGCAATACTCGCCCTACTGACCTGGTGTTCATCGTGGACAGCTCCCGTAGCGTTCGTCCTTCTGAGTTTGAGCAGGTCAAGGTCTTCCTGGCTAAAGTCATTGAGGGACTGGATGTGAGGCCAGATGCCACACGCGTGGGAGTGGTCAACTACGCCAGCCGCGTGAAGAACGAGATATCTCTCAAGGCCACCCGCACTAAGGCTGCCCTGACTAAGGCCGTTAGCAAGATCGAGCCACTGTCCACTGGCACCATGACCGGACTGGCCATCCAGTTTGCCCTTAATGTGGCCTTCAGTGAGGCTGAGGGAGCACGTGTCAAGAGTCAAGGAGTTAGCAAG gtgGCCATTATTGTGACAGACGGACGGCCACAGGATAACGTACGCGAGGTGGCAGCACGAGCACGAGATGCCGGCATTGAGATCTTTGCTATTGGTGTGGGTCGTGTGGACATGAACACACTGAAGCAGATGGCCAGCGAGCCTCTGGAAGAGCACACCGACTACGTGGAGAGCTACAGCCTCATCGAGAAACTCACCAAGAAGTTCCAGGAAGCCTTCTGCg TCTCAGACCTGTGTGCTACTGGTGATCATGACTGCGAACAGGTGTGCATCAGTACACCTGGATCATTCAAATGCGCCTGCCACGATGGCCACACCCTGAAGGAGGATGGGAGAACCTGCAGTG CCTGCAGTAACTCTGCAACTGACGTTGTGTTCCTGATCGATGGCTCCAAGAGTGTGCGACCAGAGAACTTTGAGCTGGTGAAGAAATGGATCAACCAGATCGTGGACAAGCTGGACGTGGCCGAAAAAGGCGCCCATGTGGGGTTGGTGCAGTACTCCAGCACCGTCCGACAGGAGTTCCCTCTGGGTCgcttcaacaacaaaaaagacctGAAAGAAGCGGTCAAGAAGATGGATTACATGGAGCGTGGAACTATGACTGGACAG GCCCTGAACTTCATCGTGGAGAACAGCTTCACTGTCAACCAGGGGGCCCGTCCGGGTGTAGCCAAAGTGGGCATCGTCTTCACTGATGGCCGCTCTCAGGATTACATAGGCGATGCTGCGCGGAAGGCTAAAGAGAACG GATTTAAGATGTATGCAGTGGGTGTGGGCAATGCGGTGGAGGATGAGCTGAGGGAGATTGCCTCAGAGCCCATTGCTGACCACTACTTCTACACGGCTGACTTCAAAGCCATGACGCAAATAGCCAAGAAGCTGCAAATCAACGTTTGCCCAG AGGAGAATCCCTGTGAATGTGACTCCATCGTTAAGTTCCAGAAAAAAGTAGAAGATGCTTTACAGGCATTAACGAAAAAAT TGGAGAGTGTGACAAAGAGGATCGCTGCATTGGAGAACAAGATTGTCTGA
- the matn1 gene encoding cartilage matrix protein isoform X1: MAPGWLQVVCLLLLGMRAAQGTTMDMQNAAAMAAGLCNTRPTDLVFIVDSSRSVRPSEFEQVKVFLAKVIEGLDVRPDATRVGVVNYASRVKNEISLKATRTKAALTKAVSKIEPLSTGTMTGLAIQFALNVAFSEAEGARVKSQGVSKVAIIVTDGRPQDNVREVAARARDAGIEIFAIGVGRVDMNTLKQMASEPLEEHTDYVESYSLIEKLTKKFQEAFCAVSDLCATGDHDCEQVCISTPGSFKCACHDGHTLKEDGRTCSACSNSATDVVFLIDGSKSVRPENFELVKKWINQIVDKLDVAEKGAHVGLVQYSSTVRQEFPLGRFNNKKDLKEAVKKMDYMERGTMTGQALNFIVENSFTVNQGARPGVAKVGIVFTDGRSQDYIGDAARKAKENGFKMYAVGVGNAVEDELREIASEPIADHYFYTADFKAMTQIAKKLQINVCPEENPCECDSIVKFQKKVEDALQALTKKLESVTKRIAALENKIV; encoded by the exons ATGGCTCCTGGATGGTTGCAGGTCGTGTGTCTGCTGCTCCTCGGCATGAGGGCAGCCCAGGGAACAACCATGGACATGCAGAACGCCGCCGCTATGG CGGCGGGTCTGTGCAATACTCGCCCTACTGACCTGGTGTTCATCGTGGACAGCTCCCGTAGCGTTCGTCCTTCTGAGTTTGAGCAGGTCAAGGTCTTCCTGGCTAAAGTCATTGAGGGACTGGATGTGAGGCCAGATGCCACACGCGTGGGAGTGGTCAACTACGCCAGCCGCGTGAAGAACGAGATATCTCTCAAGGCCACCCGCACTAAGGCTGCCCTGACTAAGGCCGTTAGCAAGATCGAGCCACTGTCCACTGGCACCATGACCGGACTGGCCATCCAGTTTGCCCTTAATGTGGCCTTCAGTGAGGCTGAGGGAGCACGTGTCAAGAGTCAAGGAGTTAGCAAG gtgGCCATTATTGTGACAGACGGACGGCCACAGGATAACGTACGCGAGGTGGCAGCACGAGCACGAGATGCCGGCATTGAGATCTTTGCTATTGGTGTGGGTCGTGTGGACATGAACACACTGAAGCAGATGGCCAGCGAGCCTCTGGAAGAGCACACCGACTACGTGGAGAGCTACAGCCTCATCGAGAAACTCACCAAGAAGTTCCAGGAAGCCTTCTGCg CAGTCTCAGACCTGTGTGCTACTGGTGATCATGACTGCGAACAGGTGTGCATCAGTACACCTGGATCATTCAAATGCGCCTGCCACGATGGCCACACCCTGAAGGAGGATGGGAGAACCTGCAGTG CCTGCAGTAACTCTGCAACTGACGTTGTGTTCCTGATCGATGGCTCCAAGAGTGTGCGACCAGAGAACTTTGAGCTGGTGAAGAAATGGATCAACCAGATCGTGGACAAGCTGGACGTGGCCGAAAAAGGCGCCCATGTGGGGTTGGTGCAGTACTCCAGCACCGTCCGACAGGAGTTCCCTCTGGGTCgcttcaacaacaaaaaagacctGAAAGAAGCGGTCAAGAAGATGGATTACATGGAGCGTGGAACTATGACTGGACAG GCCCTGAACTTCATCGTGGAGAACAGCTTCACTGTCAACCAGGGGGCCCGTCCGGGTGTAGCCAAAGTGGGCATCGTCTTCACTGATGGCCGCTCTCAGGATTACATAGGCGATGCTGCGCGGAAGGCTAAAGAGAACG GATTTAAGATGTATGCAGTGGGTGTGGGCAATGCGGTGGAGGATGAGCTGAGGGAGATTGCCTCAGAGCCCATTGCTGACCACTACTTCTACACGGCTGACTTCAAAGCCATGACGCAAATAGCCAAGAAGCTGCAAATCAACGTTTGCCCAG AGGAGAATCCCTGTGAATGTGACTCCATCGTTAAGTTCCAGAAAAAAGTAGAAGATGCTTTACAGGCATTAACGAAAAAAT TGGAGAGTGTGACAAAGAGGATCGCTGCATTGGAGAACAAGATTGTCTGA